One genomic segment of Streptomyces niveus includes these proteins:
- a CDS encoding DUF4193 domain-containing protein, with amino-acid sequence MATDYDTPRKTDDDVDSDSLEELKARRNDKSTSAVDVDEFEQAEGLELPGADLSNEELSVRVLPRQADEFTCMSCFLVHHRSQLSREKNGQPICRDCD; translated from the coding sequence ATGGCAACGGATTACGACACCCCACGCAAGACCGACGACGACGTCGATTCCGACAGCCTTGAGGAACTGAAGGCTCGCCGGAACGACAAGTCGACATCCGCGGTCGACGTGGACGAGTTCGAGCAGGCCGAAGGACTTGAGCTGCCCGGGGCCGACCTCTCCAACGAGGAGCTGTCGGTTCGTGTACTGCCCAGGCAGGCGGACGAGTTCACCTGCATGAGCTGCTTCCTCGTCCACCACCGCAGCCAGCTGTCCCGGGAGAAGAACGGTCAGCCGATCTGCCGCGACTGCGACTGA
- a CDS encoding sensor histidine kinase: protein MATTPAPPTAPPKPTWDPRRPDQALPWVRPTIRIRLTLLYGGMFLIAGILLLSIIYLLAAQAINEGSELALKVTGVNVQLTSPTCPGLNEAVNNDQLNASLKACMSAQRQQALDDLLTRSLFALTGLSIIAFAFGYAMAGRVLSPLGRITRTARRVVGSDLARRIELDGPDDELKELADTFDEMLERLERAFTAQQRFVANASHELRTPLAINRTLLEVQLSDPAAPVELQQLGRTLLATNERSEQLVEGLLLLARSDNQLVERKPVDLAEVATRAVDQTRGEAESKGVEIRGERAPAVVQGNGVLLERIALNLVQNAVRYNVKEGGWVEVTTAVEHGQAVLLVSNTGPVVPAYEIDNIFEPFRRLRTERTGSDKGVGLGLSIARSVARAHGGRIIAEPREGGGLVMRVTLPV, encoded by the coding sequence GTGGCGACCACCCCGGCGCCGCCCACGGCGCCCCCGAAACCGACCTGGGACCCCCGGCGGCCCGACCAGGCGCTGCCATGGGTCCGGCCGACGATCCGGATACGTCTGACGCTGCTGTACGGCGGGATGTTCCTCATCGCCGGCATCCTGCTGCTGTCGATCATCTATCTGCTGGCCGCGCAGGCCATCAACGAGGGCAGCGAGCTGGCCCTGAAGGTGACCGGGGTCAATGTCCAGCTGACGAGCCCCACTTGTCCCGGTCTGAACGAGGCCGTCAACAACGACCAGCTCAACGCGTCACTCAAGGCGTGCATGTCCGCCCAGCGCCAGCAGGCGCTCGACGACCTGCTCACCCGCTCGCTGTTCGCCCTGACCGGCCTCTCCATCATCGCTTTCGCGTTCGGTTACGCGATGGCCGGACGGGTCCTGTCGCCGCTGGGCCGGATCACCCGCACCGCGCGCCGCGTGGTCGGCTCCGACCTGGCCCGCCGGATCGAGCTGGACGGCCCGGACGACGAACTGAAGGAGCTGGCCGACACCTTCGACGAGATGCTGGAGCGCCTGGAGCGGGCCTTCACCGCGCAGCAGCGCTTCGTCGCCAACGCCTCCCACGAACTGCGCACACCGCTCGCGATCAACCGGACACTGCTGGAGGTCCAGCTCTCCGACCCGGCGGCGCCCGTGGAGCTCCAGCAGCTCGGCCGGACGCTCCTGGCCACCAACGAACGCAGTGAACAGCTGGTGGAGGGCCTGCTGCTGCTCGCCCGCAGCGACAACCAGCTCGTCGAGCGCAAGCCCGTCGATCTCGCCGAGGTCGCCACCCGCGCCGTCGACCAGACCCGCGGCGAAGCCGAGTCCAAGGGCGTCGAGATCCGTGGGGAGCGTGCGCCGGCGGTCGTGCAGGGCAACGGCGTCCTGCTGGAGCGGATCGCGCTCAACCTCGTACAGAACGCCGTGCGCTACAACGTGAAGGAGGGGGGCTGGGTCGAGGTCACGACCGCGGTCGAGCACGGTCAGGCGGTGCTGCTGGTGTCGAACACGGGGCCGGTGGTTCCCGCGTACGAGATCGACAACATCTTCGAGCCGTTCCGACGCCTCCGTACGGAGCGGACCGGCAGCGACAAGGGCGTTGGCCTCGGCCTGTCGATCGCCCGCTCGGTGGCGCGGGCCCACGGGGGCCGTATCATCGCGGAGCCCCGCGAGGGAGGCGGGCTCGTGATGCGTGTCACTCTGCCTGTCTGA
- a CDS encoding response regulator transcription factor, protein MRVLVVEDEQLLADAVATGLRREAMAVDVVYDGAAALERIGVNDYDVVVLDRDLPLIHGDDVCRKIVELGMPTRVLMLTASGDVSDRVEGLELGADDYLPKPFAFTELTARVRALGRRTTVPLPPVLERSGIKLDPNRREVFRDGKEIQLAPKEFAVLEVLMRSEGAVVSAEQLLEKAWDENTDPFTNVVRVTVMTLRRKLGEPPVIVTVPGSGYRI, encoded by the coding sequence GTGCGCGTACTCGTCGTCGAGGACGAGCAGCTGCTCGCCGATGCGGTGGCCACCGGGCTGCGCCGGGAGGCCATGGCCGTCGACGTCGTGTACGACGGCGCCGCGGCACTGGAGCGGATCGGGGTCAACGACTACGACGTCGTCGTGCTCGACCGGGACCTCCCACTGATCCACGGCGACGACGTCTGCCGCAAGATCGTCGAACTGGGCATGCCCACCCGTGTGCTGATGCTCACGGCCTCCGGCGACGTCAGCGACCGGGTCGAGGGCCTGGAGCTCGGCGCCGACGACTACCTTCCGAAGCCCTTCGCCTTCACCGAGCTGACCGCCCGCGTCCGCGCGCTCGGCCGCCGTACGACCGTCCCGCTGCCGCCGGTCCTGGAGCGGTCGGGCATCAAGCTCGACCCGAACCGCCGCGAGGTCTTCCGGGACGGCAAGGAGATCCAGCTCGCGCCCAAGGAGTTCGCCGTCCTCGAAGTGCTCATGCGCAGCGAGGGCGCCGTGGTCTCCGCCGAGCAGCTTCTCGAGAAGGCCTGGGACGAGAACACCGACCCGTTCACCAATGTCGTGCGCGTCACGGTCATGACGCTGCGCCGCAAGCTCGGCGAGCCGCCCGTGATCGTCACCGTGCCCGGCTCCGGTTACCGGATCTGA
- a CDS encoding inositol monophosphatase family protein, whose product MTVSRPDVDTDALTSELLALALEAASRAGALLRDGRPADLGVAATKSSPIDVVTEMDITAEKLITGFLAENRPDDGFLGEEGASSAGSSGIRWVIDPLDGTVNYLYGLPTWAVSIAAERGGVTLVGVVEAPMRRETFRAVLGGGAYLNDRPVRCRPAPSLEQALVSTGFNYVTTVRAHQASVAARLIPQLRDIRRGGSAAVDLCDVAAGRLDGYYERGLYPWDLAAGDLVAREAGALTGGRPGAPADGDLTVAATPGVFEPLQALLEEYGAWHD is encoded by the coding sequence GTGACCGTCTCCCGCCCGGACGTCGACACCGACGCCCTCACCTCCGAACTGCTCGCCCTCGCCCTGGAGGCCGCGAGCCGGGCCGGGGCGCTGCTGCGCGACGGACGCCCCGCCGACCTGGGCGTGGCCGCGACGAAGTCCAGCCCCATCGACGTCGTCACGGAGATGGACATCACGGCCGAGAAGCTGATCACCGGATTCCTCGCCGAGAACCGTCCCGACGACGGCTTCCTCGGTGAGGAGGGCGCCAGTTCGGCGGGCAGCAGCGGTATCCGCTGGGTGATCGACCCGCTGGACGGCACCGTCAACTATCTGTACGGGCTGCCGACCTGGGCCGTCTCCATCGCCGCCGAACGCGGCGGCGTCACACTCGTCGGCGTCGTCGAGGCCCCGATGCGCCGCGAGACCTTCCGCGCCGTGCTCGGCGGCGGCGCGTACCTCAACGACCGGCCGGTGCGCTGCCGACCCGCACCGTCGCTGGAGCAGGCGCTGGTCTCGACGGGCTTCAACTACGTCACCACCGTCCGCGCCCACCAGGCGTCCGTGGCGGCGCGGCTGATCCCCCAGCTGCGGGACATCCGGCGCGGCGGCTCGGCCGCCGTGGATCTCTGCGACGTCGCCGCGGGCCGGCTCGACGGCTACTACGAGCGCGGACTGTATCCGTGGGACCTCGCGGCCGGTGATCTCGTCGCGCGCGAGGCGGGCGCGCTCACCGGCGGCCGTCCCGGCGCCCCGGCCGACGGCGACCTCACGGTCGCGGCCACCCCCGGCGTCTTCGAACCGCTCCAGGCGCTGCTGGAGGAGTACGGCGCCTGGCACGACTGA
- a CDS encoding ferrochelatase: MPEQRATSPYDALLLLSFGGPEGPDDVVPFLRNVTRGRGIPEERLKEVGQHYFLFGGVSPINEQNRVLLEALRKDFTENGLELPVYWGNRNWAPYLTDTLREMTRDGRRRVAVLATSAYASYSGCRQYRENLADALATLVDEGLEPPRVDKLRHYFNHPGFVRPMAESVLASLADLPEEVRAGAHLAFTTHSVPVAAADTSGRAEDHGDGGAYVAQHLDVARLIADTVREETGVEHPWRLVYQSRSGAPHIPWLEPDICDHLEALHGEGAPAVVMVPIGFVSDHMEVLYDLDTEAAAKAAELGLPVRRSATVGADERFVGAVRDLLLERAATERGRPVERCALGALGPSHDVCPVGCCPARAPRPAAAGAGSPYA, encoded by the coding sequence ATGCCCGAACAGCGTGCGACTTCTCCCTACGACGCCCTTCTGCTGCTGTCCTTCGGTGGCCCCGAGGGCCCGGACGACGTGGTTCCTTTTCTTAGGAACGTGACGCGTGGCCGGGGCATCCCCGAGGAGCGGCTCAAGGAAGTCGGGCAGCACTACTTCCTGTTCGGCGGGGTCAGTCCGATCAACGAACAGAACCGCGTCCTGCTGGAAGCCCTGCGCAAGGACTTCACCGAGAACGGCCTGGAACTGCCCGTCTACTGGGGCAACCGCAACTGGGCACCCTATCTGACCGACACCCTGCGGGAGATGACCCGGGACGGCAGGCGCCGCGTCGCCGTCCTGGCCACCAGCGCCTACGCCTCCTACTCCGGCTGCCGCCAGTACCGCGAGAACCTCGCGGACGCGCTCGCCACGCTCGTGGACGAGGGCCTGGAGCCGCCCCGTGTCGACAAGCTGCGGCATTACTTCAACCACCCCGGCTTCGTACGGCCCATGGCCGAGAGCGTGCTCGCGTCCCTCGCGGACCTTCCCGAGGAGGTGCGCGCGGGCGCGCACCTCGCCTTCACCACCCACTCCGTACCGGTGGCCGCGGCCGACACCTCGGGCCGTGCCGAGGACCACGGCGACGGCGGCGCGTACGTCGCCCAGCACCTCGACGTGGCGCGGCTGATCGCCGACACGGTGCGCGAGGAGACCGGTGTCGAGCACCCCTGGCGGCTCGTCTACCAGTCCCGCAGCGGCGCCCCGCACATCCCGTGGCTGGAGCCCGACATCTGCGACCACCTGGAGGCCCTGCACGGCGAGGGTGCCCCGGCGGTCGTCATGGTGCCCATCGGGTTCGTCTCGGACCACATGGAGGTGCTGTACGACCTCGACACCGAGGCGGCGGCGAAGGCCGCCGAACTCGGCCTGCCGGTCCGGCGCTCGGCGACCGTCGGGGCCGACGAGCGGTTCGTCGGGGCCGTACGCGATCTGCTCCTGGAGCGCGCGGCGACCGAGCGCGGGCGCCCGGTGGAGCGGTGCGCGCTCGGGGCGCTCGGTCCCAGCCACGACGTCTGCCCGGTCGGCTGCTGTCCCGCCAGGGCGCCCCGGCCGGCCGCCGCGGGGGCCGGCAGCCCGTACGCCTGA
- a CDS encoding MFS transporter, producing the protein MASPYRAIFAAPGTREFSAAGLVGRMPLSMMGIGVVTMISQLTGRYGLAGALAATLALSAAGMGPLISRLVDRHGQRRVLRPAALTAVTAVAGLLVCAQRSAPEWALFVFAAGAGCVPSVGSMARARWAEIYRGSPRELHAAYAWESIVDEVCFIFGPIIAIGLSTAWFPESGPLLAALFLLVGVFWLTAQRATEPVPQSREHHTGGTALRSPGLQVLVVTFVATGAIFGAVDVVTVAFAEERGNKTAASLVLAVYALGSCLAGAVFGLLHPRGSASRRWLVGVCAMAVSMIPLQLAGSLPILAVALFVAGLSIAPTMVTTMALVEAHVPRTKLTEGMTWTSTGLAVGVALGSSAGGWVVDASGARTGFAVPVVAGAVAALAALLGHRRLLERSTDGEGRGADDQHRYGRGDEERDKHLA; encoded by the coding sequence GTGGCCAGTCCCTACCGCGCGATCTTCGCCGCGCCCGGAACCCGGGAATTCAGCGCGGCCGGTCTCGTCGGCCGGATGCCCCTGTCCATGATGGGCATCGGTGTCGTGACGATGATCTCCCAGCTCACCGGGCGTTACGGGCTGGCCGGCGCGCTGGCGGCGACGCTGGCGCTGTCCGCCGCCGGGATGGGTCCGCTGATCTCCCGGCTGGTGGACCGGCACGGCCAGCGGCGGGTGCTGCGGCCGGCCGCGCTGACCGCCGTGACGGCCGTCGCCGGACTGCTGGTGTGCGCCCAGCGCTCGGCGCCCGAGTGGGCACTCTTCGTCTTCGCCGCGGGCGCGGGCTGTGTGCCGAGCGTGGGATCGATGGCCCGGGCGCGCTGGGCGGAGATCTACCGGGGGTCGCCGCGCGAGCTGCACGCCGCGTACGCCTGGGAGTCGATCGTCGACGAGGTGTGCTTCATCTTCGGCCCGATCATCGCGATCGGTCTGTCCACGGCGTGGTTCCCCGAGTCGGGGCCGCTGCTGGCCGCGCTCTTCCTGCTGGTGGGCGTCTTCTGGCTGACGGCGCAGCGCGCCACCGAGCCGGTGCCGCAGTCGCGCGAGCACCACACCGGGGGCACCGCGCTGCGCTCCCCCGGTCTCCAGGTGCTGGTGGTCACGTTCGTGGCGACCGGTGCGATCTTCGGCGCCGTCGACGTGGTGACGGTGGCGTTCGCGGAGGAGCGGGGGAACAAGACGGCGGCGAGCCTCGTGCTCGCCGTGTACGCGCTCGGCTCCTGCCTCGCCGGCGCCGTCTTCGGGCTGCTGCACCCCCGGGGAAGCGCGTCCAGGAGGTGGCTGGTGGGAGTCTGCGCGATGGCCGTGAGTATGATCCCCCTCCAACTGGCCGGGAGTCTGCCGATCCTGGCCGTGGCGCTCTTCGTCGCCGGCCTCTCGATCGCACCGACGATGGTGACGACGATGGCCCTCGTCGAAGCGCACGTACCTCGTACCAAGCTCACCGAGGGCATGACCTGGACCAGTACCGGGCTCGCCGTCGGAGTGGCGCTCGGCTCGTCCGCGGGGGGATGGGTGGTCGACGCCTCGGGGGCGCGGACGGGGTTCGCTGTGCCCGTCGTGGCGGGAGCCGTCGCGGCCCTGGCGGCGCTGCTGGGCCACCGCAGGCTGCTGGAGCGGTCAACGGATGGGGAGGGGCGCGGGGCTGATGACCAACACCGGTACGGGCGCGGCGACGAGGAACGCGACAAGCACCTGGCGTAA
- a CDS encoding D-arabinono-1,4-lactone oxidase, with the protein MTNTGTGAATRNATSTWRNWAGNVSARPTRTSSPASVAELAEAVVRAAEDGLRVKAVGTGHSFTSAAATDGLLIRPDLLTGIRAIDRKAGTVTVEAGTPLKRLNEALAREGLSLTNMGDIMDQTVAGATSTGTHGTGRESASIAAQIRALELVTADGSVLTCSPDENPDVFASARIGLGALGVVSAITFAVEPVFLLTAREEPMSFDRVTSEFDALVAENEHFEFYWFPHTGNCNTKRNNRSAGPAAPAGTVSGWIEDELLSNGLFQVACSLGRAVPRTIPVIARVSSRALSARMYTDIPYKVFTSPRRVRFVEMEYALPRESAVGALREVKAMIERSPLRVSFPVEVRTAPADDIPLSTASGRETAYIAVHLYRGTPYRSYFTAVERIMTAHGGRPHWGKVHTRDAAYLAGVYPRFEEFTAVRDRLDPERLFGNPYLRRVIGA; encoded by the coding sequence ATGACCAACACCGGTACGGGCGCGGCGACGAGGAACGCGACAAGCACCTGGCGTAACTGGGCGGGGAACGTGAGCGCGCGTCCCACCCGCACGTCGTCCCCCGCCTCCGTGGCCGAGCTGGCCGAGGCGGTCGTCAGGGCCGCCGAGGACGGGCTGCGGGTCAAGGCGGTCGGTACGGGGCACTCGTTCACCTCGGCGGCGGCCACCGACGGCCTGCTGATACGGCCCGATCTGCTCACCGGCATCCGCGCGATCGACCGGAAGGCCGGCACCGTGACCGTGGAGGCGGGCACCCCGCTGAAGCGGCTGAACGAGGCCCTGGCCAGGGAGGGCCTGTCGCTCACCAACATGGGCGACATCATGGACCAGACCGTCGCCGGCGCGACGTCCACGGGCACGCACGGCACCGGCCGCGAGTCGGCCTCGATCGCCGCGCAGATCCGGGCGCTCGAACTCGTCACGGCGGACGGGTCGGTGCTGACCTGCTCCCCGGACGAGAACCCGGACGTCTTCGCGAGTGCCCGGATCGGCCTGGGCGCGCTGGGTGTCGTCTCCGCGATCACCTTCGCCGTCGAGCCGGTCTTCCTCCTGACGGCGCGCGAGGAGCCGATGTCCTTCGATCGGGTGACGTCGGAGTTCGACGCGCTCGTCGCCGAGAACGAGCACTTCGAGTTCTACTGGTTTCCGCACACCGGCAACTGCAACACCAAGCGCAACAACCGCAGCGCCGGACCGGCGGCCCCCGCGGGCACGGTGAGCGGCTGGATCGAGGACGAACTCCTCTCCAACGGGCTGTTCCAGGTGGCCTGTTCGCTCGGCCGCGCGGTGCCCAGGACCATCCCCGTGATCGCCCGGGTCTCCAGCCGCGCCCTCTCCGCCCGGATGTACACGGACATCCCTTACAAGGTCTTCACGAGCCCGCGCCGCGTGCGTTTCGTGGAGATGGAGTACGCCCTGCCGCGCGAGTCGGCGGTGGGCGCGCTGCGCGAGGTCAAGGCGATGATCGAGCGGTCCCCCCTGCGGGTGAGTTTTCCGGTGGAGGTGCGGACCGCGCCCGCCGACGACATCCCGCTGTCGACGGCGTCGGGCCGCGAGACGGCATACATCGCGGTGCATCTGTACAGAGGCACGCCCTACCGCTCGTACTTCACGGCGGTGGAACGGATCATGACCGCGCACGGCGGCCGGCCGCACTGGGGCAAGGTGCACACGCGGGACGCGGCGTATCTGGCCGGGGTCTATCCGCGCTTCGAGGAGTTCACGGCGGTACGCGACCGGCTCGACCCGGAGCGGCTGTTCGGGAATCCGTATCTGCGGCGGGTCATCGGCGCGTAA
- the sepH gene encoding septation protein SepH, with translation MPELRVVAVSNDGTRLVLKAADSTEYTLPIDERLRAAVRNDRARLGQIEIEVESHLRPRDIQARIRSGASAEEVAQMAGIPVDRVRRFEGPVLAERAFMAERARKTAVRRPGENTGPQLGEAVNERLLMRGAEKETAQWDSWRRDDGTWEVLLVYRVAGEPHSASWTYDPPRRLVQAVDDEARSLIGETDDSLAVGTKEPSFPFVPRIARLPRDRERPLDRAMERQMERPTAPDPDEDTSERDTLTSLLEAVPSFRGDMVVPERPSQPEPPAIEPGQMDDEEEPVAPAASAGAGSAYADVLMPRSVAGHRDRLTGTTDRQAEADGVRPNRRAAVPSWDEIVFGTRRKKQD, from the coding sequence ATGCCCGAACTGCGTGTCGTGGCCGTCTCCAACGACGGCACACGACTGGTGCTCAAGGCTGCCGACAGCACGGAGTACACGCTCCCCATCGACGAGCGGCTGCGGGCCGCCGTGCGCAACGACCGCGCCCGCCTGGGCCAGATCGAGATCGAGGTGGAGAGCCACCTCAGGCCCCGTGACATCCAGGCGCGGATAAGGTCCGGAGCCTCCGCCGAGGAGGTCGCCCAGATGGCCGGGATCCCGGTCGACCGGGTCCGGCGCTTCGAGGGTCCCGTGCTGGCCGAGCGTGCCTTCATGGCCGAGCGCGCCAGAAAGACGGCGGTACGCCGCCCCGGCGAGAACACCGGCCCCCAGCTGGGCGAGGCGGTGAACGAGCGGCTGCTGATGCGCGGCGCCGAGAAGGAGACCGCGCAGTGGGACTCGTGGCGCCGCGACGACGGCACCTGGGAGGTCCTGCTCGTCTACCGGGTCGCGGGCGAACCGCACTCGGCGAGCTGGACGTACGACCCGCCCCGGCGGCTCGTCCAGGCGGTCGACGACGAGGCGCGCTCGCTGATCGGCGAGACGGACGACTCGCTGGCCGTCGGCACGAAGGAGCCGAGCTTCCCGTTCGTACCGCGCATCGCGCGGCTGCCGAGGGACCGTGAACGGCCCCTCGACCGCGCCATGGAACGGCAGATGGAGCGGCCGACCGCGCCGGACCCGGACGAGGACACCAGCGAGCGCGACACCCTGACCAGCCTGCTGGAGGCGGTGCCGAGCTTCCGTGGCGACATGGTGGTCCCGGAGCGGCCCTCGCAGCCCGAGCCGCCGGCGATCGAGCCCGGTCAGATGGACGACGAGGAGGAGCCGGTGGCACCGGCCGCCTCGGCGGGCGCCGGGTCCGCGTACGCGGATGTGCTGATGCCGCGTTCGGTGGCGGGCCACCGCGACCGGCTGACCGGTACGACGGACCGTCAGGCGGAGGCCGACGGGGTACGGCCCAACCGCCGTGCCGCAGTGCCGAGCTGGGACGAGATCGTCTTCGGTACGCGCCGCAAGAAACAGGACTGA
- a CDS encoding sulfurtransferase has translation MTVIISASELAGLIAGPRPPVLLDVRYAPGAPPGRPEYDAGHLPGAVFVDLEAELSGPPGAGGRHPLPDVAAFGAVMRRAGVSADTPVVVYDGGQGWAAARAWWMLRWAGHRDVTVLDGGLPGWEGPLTTEIPTPDEGDFSPVPDSLPLLDADGAAALAREGLLLDARAAERYRGDVEPLDRVGGHIPGALSAPTSENVGPDGRFLPAETLAARFKALGATAGSTGPEVGVYCGSGVSAAHQLVALEIAGIPAALYAGSWSEWTADTSRPVATGPDPE, from the coding sequence ATGACAGTCATCATCTCCGCGTCCGAACTGGCCGGTCTGATCGCCGGGCCCCGGCCGCCCGTCCTGCTCGACGTCCGCTACGCGCCCGGCGCCCCGCCCGGCCGCCCGGAGTACGACGCGGGCCATCTGCCCGGTGCCGTGTTCGTCGACCTCGAAGCGGAACTGTCCGGCCCGCCCGGCGCCGGTGGCCGTCATCCACTGCCCGACGTCGCGGCGTTCGGCGCGGTGATGCGCCGCGCGGGCGTCTCGGCAGACACACCGGTAGTCGTCTACGACGGAGGACAGGGCTGGGCCGCGGCCCGCGCGTGGTGGATGCTGCGCTGGGCCGGCCACCGCGACGTAACGGTGCTGGACGGCGGACTTCCGGGCTGGGAAGGCCCGTTGACCACGGAGATCCCGACCCCGGACGAGGGCGACTTCAGCCCCGTACCGGATTCGCTTCCGCTGCTCGACGCGGACGGCGCCGCCGCGCTGGCCCGTGAGGGGCTGCTGCTGGACGCGCGGGCGGCGGAGCGCTACCGGGGCGACGTCGAACCGCTGGACCGCGTCGGCGGGCACATTCCGGGCGCGCTGTCGGCGCCCACGTCGGAGAACGTCGGTCCGGACGGGCGCTTCCTCCCGGCCGAGACGCTCGCGGCCCGGTTCAAGGCGCTGGGCGCGACAGCCGGCTCCACCGGACCCGAGGTCGGCGTGTACTGCGGTTCCGGGGTGTCGGCGGCGCACCAGTTGGTGGCGCTGGAGATCGCGGGCATTCCCGCGGCGCTGTATGCCGGGTCCTGGTCGGAGTGGACGGCGGACACCTCGCGCCCGGTGGCGACGGGCCCCGACCCCGAGTAG
- a CDS encoding VOC family protein, whose product MTEAAIRHRPGTPCWVSLMVHDLGTTQDFYGALFGWKFVRVPGPEPLSAYVRGVLDGQEVAGIGQLPPERRLPLAWTTYLATDDADMTAETIRGCGGTVGVGPLDTGVDGRVAIASDPAGAVFGIRQAQARTGTSTGIAEVGAGVGAGSRAHGTPVWNELVTHEAAWVGTFYRSVFGYDVETTGRDGADVLTLRLDGRPVATLRGVGEGLGRVRGSHWMTYFEVDDTDEAALRVAELGGHVIDRPRETAAGRVATVTDPGGAVFSVVRSAAR is encoded by the coding sequence ATGACAGAGGCAGCGATCCGGCACAGACCCGGTACACCTTGCTGGGTGAGTCTGATGGTGCACGACCTTGGCACGACGCAGGACTTCTACGGAGCGCTGTTCGGCTGGAAGTTCGTGCGTGTGCCGGGGCCCGAGCCGTTGAGCGCGTACGTACGCGGCGTACTCGACGGACAGGAAGTCGCGGGAATCGGCCAACTACCGCCGGAGCGGCGGCTGCCGCTCGCGTGGACGACGTATCTCGCCACGGACGACGCCGACATGACGGCGGAGACGATCAGGGGCTGCGGCGGCACCGTGGGGGTGGGGCCGCTCGACACGGGCGTGGACGGGCGCGTCGCGATCGCGTCGGATCCGGCCGGCGCGGTCTTCGGGATCAGGCAGGCGCAGGCGCGCACCGGCACCAGCACCGGCATCGCCGAGGTTGGGGCGGGAGTGGGGGCGGGATCCCGGGCGCACGGAACGCCCGTCTGGAACGAGTTGGTGACACACGAGGCCGCGTGGGTCGGCACGTTCTACCGGTCGGTCTTCGGCTACGACGTGGAGACGACCGGCCGGGACGGGGCCGACGTACTGACGCTGCGCCTCGACGGGCGCCCGGTGGCGACGCTGCGCGGGGTGGGCGAGGGTCTGGGCCGGGTGCGTGGCTCGCACTGGATGACGTACTTCGAGGTGGACGACACGGACGAGGCGGCGCTGCGCGTCGCCGAGTTGGGCGGGCATGTGATCGACCGGCCGCGGGAGACGGCGGCGGGGCGGGTCGCGACGGTGACGGATCCCGGGGGCGCGGTCTTCAGTGTGGTGCGGTCGGCGGCCCGCTGA
- a CDS encoding arsenate reductase family protein translates to MEIWINPACSKCRGALTLLDEEGASYTVRRYLEDVPSEDEIRSVLGRLGLEPWDITRTGEADAKELGLGEWARDAGSRERWISALAAHPKLIQRPIITADDGTAVVARTDEAVRDALGRSS, encoded by the coding sequence ATGGAGATCTGGATCAATCCCGCGTGCTCGAAGTGCCGCGGCGCGCTGACACTGCTCGACGAGGAGGGCGCCTCGTACACCGTCCGCCGCTACTTGGAGGACGTGCCGTCCGAGGACGAGATCCGGTCCGTGCTCGGCCGGCTCGGTCTCGAGCCCTGGGACATCACCCGGACCGGTGAGGCCGACGCGAAGGAGTTGGGCCTCGGGGAGTGGGCGCGGGACGCCGGTTCACGGGAGCGGTGGATCTCGGCGCTCGCGGCGCATCCGAAGCTGATCCAGCGACCGATCATCACGGCGGACGACGGTACGGCCGTGGTGGCACGCACGGACGAGGCGGTCCGGGACGCCCTCGGCCGGTCGTCGTAG
- a CDS encoding iron chaperone, protein MQSEASDVEGYLTEVPQERRAVLTQVRQLCREELAGFDEVMAYGMPAYERDGGCEIAFASQKQYISFYLMRSDVREAFEERLAGQDMGKGCLRFRKPESVDFDLLRDLLKATAARPGKIC, encoded by the coding sequence ATGCAGAGCGAGGCGAGCGATGTCGAAGGCTACCTGACCGAGGTTCCTCAGGAACGCAGGGCTGTCCTGACCCAGGTACGGCAGCTGTGCCGGGAGGAACTGGCGGGATTCGACGAGGTCATGGCGTACGGGATGCCCGCGTACGAGCGGGACGGCGGCTGCGAGATCGCGTTCGCCAGCCAGAAGCAGTACATCTCCTTCTACCTCATGCGCAGTGATGTCCGCGAGGCGTTCGAGGAACGGCTCGCGGGCCAGGACATGGGCAAGGGCTGCCTGCGGTTCCGCAAGCCGGAGAGCGTCGACTTCGACCTGCTGCGCGATCTGCTCAAGGCCACGGCGGCGCGGCCCGGCAAGATCTGCTGA